TTACGTGCTGCCGGGGGCTTGCGAAACAAAGTTAGTTGCTACTTTTAATGGCCGGAGCCTCTTGAACTTTTTTCAGCACCGCTGCTGCCAGAGGGCCCAGTGGGAAATCCGGGCTTTGGCCGGGGAAATGCTCCGGCTGGTGAGAGAAGTGGCCCCCAATCTCTTTGCTAAAGCGGGTCCAACCTGTGTAACCCACGGGATCTGCTATGAAGGAAAAATGTCCTGTGGCAGAATCACAAACATAGTTAGCAGGGAAGAATAACGTCAGTTGTTAGTTTTTAGTTGATGGCTGTTGGTTATTTATTTCACTAACAACCAACAACCAACAACTAAGGTAGGTGTGGATATGTTTGATACCATTGAGGGACGAAATCCTGTTCTGGAAGCCCTGCGGGCGGGTAGGCCCATTAACAAGATTTTTTTAGCTAAGGGCGGGTCCGAGCGATTTGCCCAAGATGTTGTTGGCCTGGCCAAAGAGCGGGGTATTCCCGTGCAATGGGTAACCCGCCAAAAGCTGGATGAAGAATCCCGGACCGGAAACCATCAAGGCGTGGTAGCCTTGGCCAGTCCTATAGAATATGTGGAAATAGAAGACATCATAGCCAGGGCAAAAGAAAAAAATGAGGATCCCTTTATTGTTATTTTAGATCATCTGGAGGATCCTCATAACCTGGGTGCCATTTTACGGACTGCTGATGCGGTGGGAGTGCATGGGGTAATTATCCCCAAGCGCAGGGGGGTCAGTGTAAACAGCTCGGTTGCTAAAACCTCTGCAGGCGCTGTAGAATTTGTGCCTGTAGCCCGGGTTGCTAATTTGGTGCAAGCTATCGGGAAGTTAAAGGAGCTGGGATGCTGGGTTGTGGGTACCGACGCAGAGGCGGCTGAAGTTTTCTACACAGCCAACCTGCAAGGCCCCTTAGCCATAGTTGTTGGCAGTGAGGGAAAAGGTATAAGCAGGTTAGTTAAGGAAAATTGTGATTTTACAGTGAAAATACCTATGGCCGGCAGGATAAATTCATTAAATGCTTCTGTAGCAGCTTCAGTTATTCTATATGAAGTGTACCGGCAAAGAATTGCTCAGTGACCAGTTCAAATTACAGCCAAACGTTCACAGGACGCTCTAAGGCTTGCCAAATAAGAGCAGCTGCGGCACAATGGTTATCCAATTTTTTATCCTTCTGCTGGGTGGCTGTGGCGTCATGAGTTTCTAATGACTTAGCTGAGGGCTGACAGCTAACTGCTGATAGCTGATGGCGTAACTAAGGTGGTATTTCGTTGGAAGATATTTTGATCGTAGATGGCTATAACATCATCAATGGCTGGCCGGAACTTAACAAACTAAAGGAAGAGAGTTTGGAACATGCCAGGGAAAAACTTATTGAGGTTATGAGCAATTACGGCTCTTTTAAAGGTGTACAGGTGATTGTTGTCTTCGATGGGCACCTGGTTAAAGGGGGGCTTCGCAGTTCCGAACTGATTAACGGTGTGGAAGTGATTTATACCGGCGAGGGCGAAACTGCCGATGCCGTTATTGAGAAACTGATGCATCAATTGCCGCCTTCCCTTTTGATTTGTGTTGCTACTTCCGACTGGAGCGAGCAAAAGATAGTGCTTGGCAAGGGGGCAGTCCGTTTGTCAGGACGGGAATTGTTGCACAAAATACAGGAGATCAATAAGGAAGCTGAAAAATTCTACCGTTCCAATCCCGTAGAAAGCCGTGCCTTGGATACCCATCTTGACGCTAAGATTAAAAGTGAATTGGAAAAATGGCGCCGCTCAAAGTGACGCCTTTATTATTTTTTTAAGAAATAAGGCCAAAAAGGCTTCTAAAAAACAAGGATGGAAATATAATCTAAAGGGAAGGGAGGACAAGGTGGAATTCGAAGCCAAGGCAATTTGTAACTTGATTTGGAGGGGTTTTTAATGTATAATTACTGTTGTAACTGGACAACCTAATTTACTTACGCCTCCTAAAAGAGCAGCACATAATTAGGCTTGAACTACCGTTCAGTTCACCTAAAACAGAATAGGGAAATAAAGAGGTACAGGTATTCTGAGTACCTATTTTGACAAATCTTTAGGCGGAGGCGATTGGATGAGCGTTAATCCCCAAAGAGAACTTAGCGAAGCCTATGAAGTGATGGTTGATGAAGAGATTGTAGAAATAGCTCAGGAAGGTGACAACATAGCTCAGGAGTACCTGATTAATAAATATAAAAATTTTGTCCGGGCTAAAGCCAGGTCATATTTTTTGATTGGGGCAGACCGGGAAGATATAATCCAGGAAGGCATGATTGGATTATATAAGGCAATTCGCGATTTCCGTTGTGATAAGTTATCCTCCTTCAGAGCTTTTGCTGAACTTTGTATAACCAGGCAGATTATAACAGCAATTAAAACCGCCACCAGGCAAAAGCACATTCCATTGAATTCTTATGTATCATTAAACAAACCTATTTACGATGAAGATTCGGATCGGACTTTACTGGATGTGATTTCAGGGACAAAAGTAACGGATCCTGAAGAATTGATCATTAGCAGAGAAGAATTTGATGATATTGAGGAAAAGATGGGCGAAATTTTAAGCTCATTAGAATGGCAGGTATTGATGTCATACCTTGAAGGTAAATCATACCAGGAGATTGCCGTAGACTTAAAAAGACATGTCAAGTCTATTGATAACGCTTTGCAACGGGTAAAGCGGAAATTAGAACGTTATTTAGAGAAACGAGGCAGTTAAATACAATACATTGCAAAATGCTTTCTTAAGGGGGAAGCATTTTGCTTTCTGTAGTCTCGGTAAAGCGTTTTCATTCAGGTGTTAATGTTTGCTGATATGTCAATAATTACAAGTTAAAAGAGCTTGACTCACTTTTGGGTGGATGTTATAATTGTTTTTGTCAGTTGACGGGTTATAATATTAGTCCCGACAACTGATAGCAATATAAAGTTTGTGGAGAGATTCCCGAGTTGGCCAAAGGGGGCAGACTGTAAATCTGCTGGCAATGCCTTCGCTGGTTCGAATCCAGCTCTCTCCACCATATTTACATCGCGGGGTGGAGCAGCTGGTAGCTCGTCGGGCTCATAACCCGAAGGTCGATGGTTCAAATCCATCCCCCGCAACCAGATGCCTATATAGCTCAGTAGGTAGAGCGTCGCCTTGGTAAGGCGGAGGTCACCGGTTCAATCCCGGTTATAGGCTCCATTTCGAAACACGAGGTACCAATGCCTTGTGTTTTTTATATTTTAAAATGTTTTGCTTGCCAACTATAGCATTTAGCGTCGTTTGTCCTTAGTCCTTTGTCGCTAGTCATTAGATTTTAGCTATTCTAATAAGCTTTAAAGTTACCTGTGTCTCTAAGGACTAATGACCAGCGACTAATGACTCGGCGTAAGCCGCTGCCAAGGACTAGGCCGCGGCCTCAGTCCGCTGTATATATTTGACAGCTAACACAAAATAATATAGAATTATAAACGCATAGGTCTTGACAAAGTTGGGACAAGCTGGAGCCTTTAGAGGAAGATAAGGTACATAAGGAGGTAAAGTCACAGTGGCAAAACAAAAGTTTGAGAGGACAAAACCTCACGTTAACGTAGGGACCATTGGACACGTAGACCATGGTAAGACCACATTGACAGCAGCAATCACCTTTACGTTGTCAAAGGTAGGCGGCGCTGTAGCAAAAGCTTATGACGAGATCGACAATGCGCCGGAAGAGAGGGAAAGAGGTATTACGATTAATACCGCCCACGTAGAATACGAAACTGCAAAGAGACACTACGCCCACGTAGACTGCCCGGGACACGCCGACTATGTTAAGAACATGATCACCGGTG
This region of Zhaonella formicivorans genomic DNA includes:
- a CDS encoding NYN domain-containing protein; this translates as MEDILIVDGYNIINGWPELNKLKEESLEHAREKLIEVMSNYGSFKGVQVIVVFDGHLVKGGLRSSELINGVEVIYTGEGETADAVIEKLMHQLPPSLLICVATSDWSEQKIVLGKGAVRLSGRELLHKIQEINKEAEKFYRSNPVESRALDTHLDAKIKSELEKWRRSK
- the sigH gene encoding RNA polymerase sporulation sigma factor SigH; amino-acid sequence: MSVNPQRELSEAYEVMVDEEIVEIAQEGDNIAQEYLINKYKNFVRAKARSYFLIGADREDIIQEGMIGLYKAIRDFRCDKLSSFRAFAELCITRQIITAIKTATRQKHIPLNSYVSLNKPIYDEDSDRTLLDVISGTKVTDPEELIISREEFDDIEEKMGEILSSLEWQVLMSYLEGKSYQEIAVDLKRHVKSIDNALQRVKRKLERYLEKRGS
- the rlmB gene encoding 23S rRNA (guanosine(2251)-2'-O)-methyltransferase RlmB, producing the protein MFDTIEGRNPVLEALRAGRPINKIFLAKGGSERFAQDVVGLAKERGIPVQWVTRQKLDEESRTGNHQGVVALASPIEYVEIEDIIARAKEKNEDPFIVILDHLEDPHNLGAILRTADAVGVHGVIIPKRRGVSVNSSVAKTSAGAVEFVPVARVANLVQAIGKLKELGCWVVGTDAEAAEVFYTANLQGPLAIVVGSEGKGISRLVKENCDFTVKIPMAGRINSLNASVAASVILYEVYRQRIAQ